A single genomic interval of Oceanithermus profundus DSM 14977 harbors:
- the surE gene encoding 5'/3'-nucleotidase SurE, whose protein sequence is MKILVTNDDGIFSPGIKALARAMSALGEVYVVAPDVEQSAVGHGITVRRPLRFKHTAAAGLDPIPAYRVDGTPADCVVLGVHLLGRPDLVVSGINIGVNLGLDLTHSGTVAGAIEGTSIGIPSIAFSLDVGSRNGMDFEPGAAEAVRIARWVAEHGLPEKVFLNVNFPVNAPRGVRITELSTHHYEDTVVERVDPNGVPYYWIAGKPTGSEDPGTDLWAVRDGYTSITPISLDLAEHGFMPALRAAFEG, encoded by the coding sequence ATGAAGATCCTCGTCACCAACGACGACGGCATATTCTCTCCGGGCATCAAGGCGCTGGCCCGGGCCATGAGCGCGCTGGGCGAGGTCTACGTGGTGGCCCCCGACGTGGAGCAGTCGGCGGTGGGCCACGGCATCACCGTGCGCCGGCCGCTGCGCTTCAAGCACACCGCGGCGGCGGGGCTGGACCCGATCCCGGCCTACCGCGTGGACGGCACCCCCGCCGACTGCGTGGTCCTGGGGGTGCACCTGCTGGGCCGGCCCGACCTGGTCGTCAGCGGCATCAACATCGGGGTGAACCTGGGCCTCGACCTCACCCACTCGGGCACGGTGGCCGGGGCGATCGAGGGCACCTCGATCGGGATCCCCTCCATCGCCTTCAGCCTCGACGTGGGCAGCCGCAACGGGATGGACTTCGAACCCGGCGCCGCCGAGGCGGTGCGCATCGCCCGCTGGGTGGCCGAGCACGGCCTGCCCGAGAAGGTGTTCCTGAACGTCAACTTCCCGGTGAACGCGCCCAGGGGGGTGCGCATCACCGAGCTCTCGACCCACCACTACGAGGACACGGTCGTCGAACGCGTGGACCCGAACGGCGTGCCCTACTACTGGATCGCGGGCAAGCCCACGGGCAGCGAGGACCCGGGAACCGACCTCTGGGCGGTGCGCGACGGGTACACCTCGATCACCCCCATCAGCCTCGACCTCGCGGAGCACGGCTTCATGCCCGCGCTGCGCGCGGCCTTCGAGGGCTAG
- a CDS encoding SAM hydrolase/SAM-dependent halogenase family protein encodes MTVYFLSDFGTADVFAGVVRAVLVRRAPGVRVVDLAHDLPPGDLRHAALQLYAAVPHLAEGGVVLAVVDPGVGSDRRALAVRGERLWYVLPDNGLLTLAAELDPPRAAWVLEPRRFAPGPVSPTFHGRDLFAPAAAHLALGQPPDALGPRLDVGELVRLPLATAAGREGEVIAFDRFGNAISNLRPSQRPEAVHLAGRRIPFRTTFADVPEGEAVAYLGSSGLVEIAIRGGSLREKFKLFEGAAVSLHGPEEEPPPLELD; translated from the coding sequence ATGACCGTCTACTTCCTGTCCGACTTCGGCACCGCCGACGTCTTCGCAGGGGTGGTGCGGGCGGTGCTGGTGCGCCGCGCCCCCGGGGTGCGGGTGGTGGACCTGGCCCACGACCTGCCGCCGGGGGACCTGCGCCACGCCGCGCTGCAGCTTTATGCGGCCGTGCCCCACCTCGCGGAGGGGGGCGTGGTGCTCGCGGTGGTGGACCCGGGGGTGGGCTCGGACCGCCGGGCCCTGGCCGTGCGCGGCGAGCGCCTGTGGTACGTGCTGCCCGACAACGGGCTGCTCACGCTGGCCGCCGAGCTCGACCCGCCCCGCGCGGCCTGGGTGCTCGAGCCCCGGCGCTTCGCCCCCGGACCCGTGAGCCCCACCTTTCACGGCCGCGACCTCTTCGCCCCCGCGGCCGCGCACTTGGCGCTGGGGCAGCCGCCGGACGCGCTGGGGCCGCGGCTCGACGTGGGGGAGCTGGTGCGCCTGCCCCTGGCCACGGCGGCGGGGCGCGAAGGAGAGGTGATCGCCTTCGACCGCTTCGGCAACGCCATCAGCAACCTGCGGCCGTCGCAGCGGCCCGAGGCCGTGCACCTGGCGGGCCGGCGCATCCCGTTCCGCACCACCTTCGCCGACGTGCCCGAAGGCGAGGCCGTGGCCTACCTGGGCTCGTCGGGGCTGGTGGAGATCGCCATTCGCGGCGGTTCCCTGCGCGAAAAGTTCAAGCTCTTCGAGGGCGCGGCGGTGAGCCTGCACGGGCCCGAGGAGGAGCCCCCGCCGCTCGAGCTCGACTAG